The Rahnella aquatilis CIP 78.65 = ATCC 33071 genomic sequence GGTCAGCAGATAAATATCCCGGCGCGCAGCGGGCGGACAGGTCGCGAGTAATACCGCTTTATAGTCCGCCAGTTCTGCCACCACCGCCGGGCCTTCACCCCGTCGGATCACCTGCATCTTATTCACTTCCGGCTCCATCAGGCGCGCAAAAGGAATATTCAGCGCCACACACAGCGCCCATAACGTTTCCAGACTTGGATTCCCGTTGCCCGCTTCAAGCTGGGAAAGCGTCGATTTGGCGATACCGGCACGGCGGGCGACTTCCGCCAGTGACAGACCAGCCCGCTGGCGTTCACGAACCAGTCCCTTCGAAATAACGCTAATAGGTTGTGACATAATCTTATCCTGATCAGTATAACGAACGATCGTTCGACTTGAAGAACGATGCAGATGCGTTCATTATAATGGAGACTTGTTCGTTATGGGATTA encodes the following:
- a CDS encoding helix-turn-helix domain-containing protein — translated: MSQPISVISKGLVRERQRAGLSLAEVARRAGIAKSTLSQLEAGNGNPSLETLWALCVALNIPFARLMEPEVNKMQVIRRGEGPAVVAELADYKAVLLATCPPAARRDIYLLTTQPGADRISSPHPQGSVEHIIITQGRALVGLVDSPVELNAGDYISYPADVEHIFRALEPDTMAVLVSEQS